AGGAAGAATACGGCCCTTCCTCCTTGGCCATTTCCATAGAGGCCGTTGCAGCCGCGTAATACAGCGTCTCAAATATCTCACGGTTCAACTTCTTCGCCTCGTCGCTGGTAAAAGGAAGGCGAAGCAGGATAAAGGTATCCGCCAGGCCCTGTACCCCCAGACCAATCGGCCGGTGGCGCATATTCGAATTCTCCGCCTCCTTGATCGGGTAGTAGTTCCTGTCGATGACCCGGTTCAGGTTCTTGGTCACCCGCTTGGTCACCCGGAAGAGCTCCTTATGGTCAAATTCGCCGTTTTTGATAAACATCGGCAGGGCGATGGAGGCCAGGTTGCACACTGCCACCTCGTCTTCTGCCGTGTATTCCAGAATCTCCGTACAGAGGTTGGAAGAGCGGATGGTCCCCAGGTTCTTCTGGTTGCTCTTCCGGTTGGCAGCGTCCTTGTAGAGCATGTAAGGCGTTCCCGTCTCAATCTGGGATTCCAGGATTTTCTCCCAGAGCTCCCGGGCCTTGATCGTCTTGCGGCCCTTGCCCTCTTTTTCATATTTCAGATACAGTTCCTCGAACTCCTCGCTGTGGGTGGTATAGAGCCCCGGGCATTCATTCGGGCACATGAGCGTCCACTCTGCATCGGCCTCCACCCGCTTCATAAACAGGTCGGAGATCCACATGGCGTAGAACAGGTCCCGGGCCCGCATCTCTTCTTTCCCGTGGTTTTTCTTGAGTTCCAGGAAATCGAATATATCTGCGTGCCAGGGCTCCAGGTAAATGGCAAAACTGCCTTTGCGCTTGCCGCCTCCCTGGTCCACGTACCGCGCCGTATCGTTGAAAACGCGCAGCATGGGAACCAAACCGTTGGACGTGCCATTGGTGCCTGCAATATAGGAACCGGTGGCCCGGATGTTGTGGATGGACAACCCGATGCCCCCCGCCGACTGGGAGATCTTTGCCGTCTGTTTCAGCGTGTTGTAGATCCCGTCGATGCTGTCGTCCTGCATGGCCAGGAGAAAACAGGAAGACATCTGCGGCTTTGGCGTCCCGGAGTTAAACAGGGTGGGCGTGGCATGCGTGAAATACTTTTTGGACATCAGCTCGTAGGTCTCCCGGACGGCGTCCAGGTCGTCCAGGTGAATGCCGACGGAAACGCGCATAAGCATATGCTGGGGGCGCTCTACGATCTTCCCGTTCAGCTTGAGCAGGTAGGATCGTTCCAGGGTCTTGAAGCCAAAGTAATCGTAGCCGAAATCCCGGTTGTAGATGATCATCGAATCCAGGGTATCGGCGTGCTTCTGGATCACCTCAAAGACGTCGTCGGCAACCAGGGGGGCCTTCTTGCCGGTACGCGGGTTCACGTACTCGTAGAGGTCCTTCATGGTTTCGGAGAAAGACTTCTTGGTGTTCTTATGCAGGTTGGAGACGGAGATACGGGCAGCGAGCTTGGCGTAATCCGGGTGGGTGGTTGTCAGTGTGGCGGCAATCTCGGCCGCCAGGTTGTCGAGTTCTGAGGTAGTCACCCCGTCGTACAGGCCTTCGATAACCCGCATGGCTACCTTGACCGGGTCTACCAGGTCGCTCAGACCGTAGCACAATTTACGCACCCGCGCGGTAATCTTGTCGAACATTACCGGCTCTTTCCTGCCATCTCTTTTTACTACAAACATGTGTTTCTCCTTTTTGTGATCATTAGTATTCGGGCTCGCCCTGCCCTGTTAAAATTCTTAACATTTTCAATTTGCGGCAGAAAAAAGCCCGGTCGTTGAGCGGACTCTTTTCCGTCGGATGCTCCCTAGAAATCGGCGTCGAAGCTGATTTTCTGTGAGTCCGTGTCTTTTTCCTTGTTCATTACCCCGGCTTTCTGGTATTCCGAGACGCGCTTTTCGAAGAAGTTCGTCTTCCCCTGCAGGGAAATCATGTCCATAAAATCGAAGGGGTTGGTGGAATTGTAGACCTTCTCGCACTCGAGCTCCACGAGCAGGCGGTCGGTCACGAACTCCAGGTACTGGGTCATCAACTTCGCATTCATCCCGATCAGGCTCACCGGCAGGGACTCGGTAATGAATTCCCGCTCAATATCCAGCGCGTTGGTGATGATCTGGGTAATGCGCTCCTTGGGCACTTTGTTCACCAGGTGGTTGTTGTGCAGGTGGACGGCGTAATCGCAGTGCATCCCCTCGTCCCGGGAAATCAGCTCATTCGAAAAGGTGAGCCCGGGCATGAGGCCCCGCTTCTTGAGCCAGAAGATGGAGCAGAAGGCCCCGGAGAAGAAGATCCCCTCCACGGCGGCAAACGCGATGAGCCGCTCGGCAAAGCTCGGGGACTCGATCCACTTCAGCGCCCAGTCGGCTTTCTTCTTGATCGCCGGGAAATTTTCGATGGCCTGGAACAGCACGTTCTTTTCCTTTTCGTCCTTTACATAGGTATCGATCAGCAGCGAATAGGTCTCCGAGTGGATGTTTTCCATCATGATCTGAAACCCGTAAAAGAATTTGGCCTCCGAGTACTGTACCTCGTTGACGAAATTTTCTGCCAGGTTCTCGTTCACGATCCCGTCCGAGGCAGCGAAGAAAGCGAGGATGTGCTTGATAAAGTATTTCTCGTCGTCTGAAAGCTTATTGTTCCAATCGCTCAGGTCCTGGTGCAGGTCGATCTCCTCCGCGGTCCAGAAACAGGCTTCACACTTCTTGTACCACTCCCAAAGATCGTGGTGTTGTATCGGGAATATTACAAATCTGTCCTTATTTTCCTTCAGGATTGGCTCTTCAGCTGCTGACATAATGCGGGATTTAAATTGAGTTAAAAAAGTGTGAAATTTCCTTGCAATAGGGACCAACAAAGATTGGAAAATACCGCCAAAGAGGAAAGGGGGTTAGTCCCCATCTGCCCCAAAGTTTTTAACACAACCTGTTGAAATCTAGCCTCGCAAGCCTCGATACGGCAGGTTCGGGGTTTATAAAAAAAATAAGGGCATTCCCGGGGATGTATATCAAAAAAATAAACCGAACAGTCGCTTATTCAAGCATACTATTCGGTCTATTAATTCGGATAGGTTTTGTCAAACGGTACGGCTCCCGGCGACGTGGTTGGCGGTTGCGGTTGTTGATCTAGGTAGTTCCCCCGAAACCTAAAAATCTAACAGGTACCAGTTCCAAAATTTGGCTTGGTTGCAAACGCCCGACGCCTGAACGCAGCTGTTAAAACATAACGAACATATAAGAGCCGTACTTCCTGTTTGACTAAAAATCTATCGGTTATTGTTAAAACTTTCAATTCAATTGCTGCGTGTACAGCGGTCGGGCATTAAACCGCCCCTTCAGGCGCATGCTCCGGCCGTTCTCGTCCATCAACAGCATATTCATGTTCCCGGCAACCTCTTCAAAACTCGACGCCGAGATTGAAATACTGCCGGATTCCGTAAAATACAGGGTGTTTTTTTCCTTAACGAGGTCCGCATAGCCGAACACCGTCCCCAGGCTGCTCAGGAATTCGTCCTTGGTGGATTCCACGCTGTACTGCTCGGCCCGGATAAACGCAGAGTCCTGGGACAGCGGGATAATGAATCCAAAGCCTTTGCCCTTTTGGGCGTTCGGGTTGATAAAATGCAATTTGAATACCGGGATCTGCCGGAATCCGGAATGCTGTTTGGCCAGTTCAAAATAAACCGGCCCCTCAAAGTATTCCACCTGGCCGTCCTGCAGGGAAGACAGCTGGTATTTGCCAGTGACCATCGGGCTTTCCGGCAACATATTTCCAGGGGTCATATAGGAGATAATTCCCAGCACTACCAGGGACGTCAAAGCGACCCCCGCAATCCGGGTAATCCATTTTGTCCTCTGATTCACGGATTCTCTTGGTTAGGTTCAATTCCCCGGACTTTTTCCAGCGGTGCCCCGGAAACCAGCGCGTCCGAACCCTCGTCGGAAACGGCAGCCGTCTCGGTTCCGTCCAGGACGCTGCCTTCCCCGTAGGTGGCCTTCCCGGACAGCACGGCCAGAACCAGCGCGGCAACCAACCCCAGGAAGTAATACAGACAGCGTTTCATCATCTTTTCCTTTATCTTCATAATCTGCCGGCAATGTAATGCGTACATGCACCGGGCGGGGTCCAAAATGTATAATCGGGCTGAAATCCTGTATAATCCGCAACACCCCGTGCAGGCGATGCGCCCTCCCGGCCCTTTTGGGCGGACGCAACCCGCAATTTCAGGGGCCTGCCAGACCTTGCGGACCGGATTCATCCGATTTGCAACCATTCATAAACTGAAACCTGCAATCAACACAAGTTAACGCCCGGCCTGCCCCCCCGATCTTTAATTTTGTTTAAATTAGGACGTACGAAGTCAAAGTTATGTTAGAGGCAGTCATTGTCGACGATGAAGAGAAAGCGCTCCAGAGCCTCCAGTGGGAACTGACCAATTTTTCGAATGAAATTTCGGTGGTTGCCTCCTTTACGGATGCCTACAAAGCGCTGAGTTACCTGGACAGCAACCAGCCGGATTGCCTGTTCCTGGATATTGAAATGCCGTCCATGGACGGCTTCCAGTTTATCCAGAAGATGCAGAACAGCGATGTGGCCGTGGTTATCACCACAGCGTACAACCAATACGCCATCAAAGCCCTTAAAAACGAGGCCATCGACTACTTGTTGAAGCCCATCGATTCGGACGACCTGGCGGATACCATCACCAAAATCCGGAAGCACCACGCCCGGGGCATGTCCGCCGAGCGCCTGGAACGGATCCTCCTGAACCACAACGCCACTTCTTCTCACAAAAAGATTACTCTGAGTACGGACGGGAAATTGGTTTTCCTGGAAAACGACGATATCATCTATGCGGAATCCGACGGCAACTACAGCACCATCTACCTTTCCGACGGACATAAAATCGTCCTGACCAAAAAATTAAAGGAAGTGGGGGAATTGCTGCCTTCCGACACCTTTTTCCGGATACACAATTCCTTTATCATCAACTTAAACAAAATCAAGGAATTTCTTAAAACGGACGGGTACGTCATCCTCAAACCGAATCATAAAATCCCGGTTAGCCGACAAAAAAAGTCGGACTTCCTGGATATGATTTAAGCCGGCCCCCTCCATGCGGAAACACCTTTTTAAAACCCTGCTCCATATTTGCATTGCCGCCATCTCTATGCAGGCGGCCGCCCAGGGTATCCCGAAAGATTTCCGCCAGCTTGCCGACAGCCTCATCCGTGCCCGGCCGGCAAACTACAGCGCCTATAAAACCGCCCTTGGGCCGTATTCCCAGGATACGCTCCTTATGCAGTATTTTGTGCGGGAGGCCGAAATTGCGGCCTTTACCCCCGGGGCCATATACGGATATACCCAACTCGGGCTGCACTTTCAGAACCTCTCCCAAAACGACCGGGCCCTGGACTACCTGGCCGTAGCGCTGGAAAAGGCCACCGAATCCAATAACCGCGAATTGCGGATTGTCGCCCTGAACCGGCTGGGAATGGCGTACCGGAAAATGGAAGCCATCAAATCCGCCCTGGATTATCACCAGGAAGCCCTGAGCCTAAGCGAATCGATTGCGGATCCCGGGGACTTTGTACTGCGGGAACGCAACACCGCCATCAACGGCATCGGGAATATTTACCGGATGCTGGAGCAGTACGGCCTGGCCATTGAGTATTTCCAGCGTTCCCTGGAGAACGACCAGGCGCTGGGAAACCTGGAGGGGCAGGTAGCCAATTACCAGAACATCGCGGAGTGCCTGGAAGCCCTCGGCGACCTCACGGGGGCCATGTCCTATTACGAGGACGCCCTCCGGGTGAACAAAAGCCTGGGCTCGGACCGGAGCGACGTCATTACCAGATACGGCATGGCCCACGTCCTTGCCCATGAGGAAAAAGCCGCGGAAGCCCTGGAAATTCTGGAGGCCATCCTGCCCAAAGCGCGGTCTTTTCGCGATCCCGAATTACTGGCCAACGTCTATGTGCAGCTCGGGTGGGTATTGTCCCGCCTGAAGCGTTACGACGAGGCCCGGGGCTACCTGCTCAACGGACTCAGGATTTCCGAAGAGCTGAATCTGCCGAGCAATATGGATTCCGCCAACCGCTACCTGCACGACATCGAAATGGCCCTGGGAAATTACCAGGCGGCCATTGAATTCTACAAGGCTTCCGTGGCTGCGCGGCGGATGATCTCGAACGACCTGAACCGCCGGTACGTTTACGAGATGATTTCCAAGTCCGAGGTAGATAAGCGAAAGGACCAGATAGAAATCCTCTCCAAGGAAAACGAGATCGTGAAGCTCCGGCTCCGGCGGAACCGGACCACGCTGCTGGTTGGCGCCCTGATGCTCGTGCTGATTACCCTGATCCTCTACATCCTGTACCGGCAGTACCAGTTGAACAGCGAAAAAAAAGTGCTCACCCTGGAACAGGCTATGCTCCGGAGCCAGATGAACCCGCATTTCCTCTTTAATTCGCTGAATTCCATTAAGCTCTACATCATCAACAACGAGCAGAAAAATGCCGTGCACTACCTGAACAAGTTCTCCAAACTCGTCCGGAAAATCCTGGAGGCATCCTCCCTGAAGGAAATCCCGCTGGCGGAGGAACTGGAAACGGTTGAACTGTATATGAATATCGAAAACATCCGGTTCAACAACGAGATTGACTTTGCCGTGGAGATGGATCCGGAGATCAACCCGAGCCTGGTGAAAATTCCGTCGCTCATCCTGCAGCCATTCCTCGAAAATGCAATTTGGCACGGGCTTTCGTCAAAGGAGGGGGAGAAACGCATCCGGATCCTGATCCGGCAGGAAGATTCCGGATATATCACCCTGGTGATCCGGGACAACGGCATCGGGCGGGCGGAAGCCGACAAGTTAAAACAGCGGCGGGTGCTCAAGCGGAAGTCTGTCGGGATCGACATAACGCGGGAGCGTCTTGCCAATTTTTCCAGGGATTACCAGTACAATTACACCATCGAAATCCGGGACCTTTTCGATGCGGACGGGAAATCTGCCGGGACCGAGGTGATCCTGAAAATCCCGACTATTTGAGGTGTTTCTCCGCCACGGATTCCAGCTCTTCGTACCACGCCTCCCCAAATTTTCGAACCAAGGCCTCCCGGACAAATTTGTAAATCGGCACCCGGGTGGCTTCCCCCAGGGAACAGGCCGGGTCGCAGATGTGCCACTGATGGTAATTCACAGCGGTCAGGGCCGTGTACTCCCGGATACGCACCGGGTAGAGGTGGCAGGACAGGGGTTTCTTCCAATCGATAGCCCCCTCCCGGTGGGCCGCCTCGATACCGCATAGCGCGGTCTCCCCGGAATACACGACATAGGCGCATTCGTTCCCGTCTACCAGCGGGGTCTCCCACTCCCCGTCGGATCCGCGGACATAGGGCCCCTGGGCCTCAATCGCCTTCCGGCCCTCGTCCCGAAGAAACGGCCGCACGCGGGTGTAGATTTTCTCCAGGATACCGCGCTCCTCCTCTGCAACCGGGGCGCCGGCACTCCCGTCCACGCAACAGGCGCCCTTGCACGCCTGCAGGTCGCAAACAAAATGCTTCTCAAAAAGCTCCTCCGAGACTACCGTTTTACCCAGTTCAAACATCGGTTGGAAATTTGGACAAAGATATTCTTTTCAACCTGAAATCCGGGAGTGGAAAATTCCCGTATAACCACTATTGGAATCTCCGGATTCCCATTACATTTGCGCCGCAAAAAATCGAGCACTATGAACTTTAATTTCCGCGAAATCGCCACCGCCACCATGATCCTCTTTGCCGTAATCGATATTGTCGGCAGCGTCCCGATCATCATCGACC
This genomic window from Robiginitalea biformata HTCC2501 contains:
- a CDS encoding ribonucleoside-diphosphate reductase subunit alpha — protein: MFVVKRDGRKEPVMFDKITARVRKLCYGLSDLVDPVKVAMRVIEGLYDGVTTSELDNLAAEIAATLTTTHPDYAKLAARISVSNLHKNTKKSFSETMKDLYEYVNPRTGKKAPLVADDVFEVIQKHADTLDSMIIYNRDFGYDYFGFKTLERSYLLKLNGKIVERPQHMLMRVSVGIHLDDLDAVRETYELMSKKYFTHATPTLFNSGTPKPQMSSCFLLAMQDDSIDGIYNTLKQTAKISQSAGGIGLSIHNIRATGSYIAGTNGTSNGLVPMLRVFNDTARYVDQGGGKRKGSFAIYLEPWHADIFDFLELKKNHGKEEMRARDLFYAMWISDLFMKRVEADAEWTLMCPNECPGLYTTHSEEFEELYLKYEKEGKGRKTIKARELWEKILESQIETGTPYMLYKDAANRKSNQKNLGTIRSSNLCTEILEYTAEDEVAVCNLASIALPMFIKNGEFDHKELFRVTKRVTKNLNRVIDRNYYPIKEAENSNMRHRPIGLGVQGLADTFILLRLPFTSDEAKKLNREIFETLYYAAATASMEMAKEEGPYSSYEGSPISQGQFQHNLWGIEDKELSGRWDWEKLRKSIKKNGVRNSLLVAPMPTASTSQILGNNECFEPYTSNIYTRRVLSGEFIVVNKHLLEDLVSLGLWNENMKQELMRANGSIQHIDAIPDNIKELYQTVWELSMKDIIDMSRQRGYFIDQSQSLNLFMENANYAKLTSMHFYAWKSGLKTGMYYLRTKAAVDAIKFTLDNTKKKVEVPEAVVTEEGVAPEKAKNLKVSTTPVKEQPVDAEPLSAEEMKALVAQAKAASGQTDDDCLMCGS
- a CDS encoding ribonucleotide-diphosphate reductase subunit beta, with translation MSAAEEPILKENKDRFVIFPIQHHDLWEWYKKCEACFWTAEEIDLHQDLSDWNNKLSDDEKYFIKHILAFFAASDGIVNENLAENFVNEVQYSEAKFFYGFQIMMENIHSETYSLLIDTYVKDEKEKNVLFQAIENFPAIKKKADWALKWIESPSFAERLIAFAAVEGIFFSGAFCSIFWLKKRGLMPGLTFSNELISRDEGMHCDYAVHLHNNHLVNKVPKERITQIITNALDIEREFITESLPVSLIGMNAKLMTQYLEFVTDRLLVELECEKVYNSTNPFDFMDMISLQGKTNFFEKRVSEYQKAGVMNKEKDTDSQKISFDADF
- a CDS encoding LytR/AlgR family response regulator transcription factor: MLEAVIVDDEEKALQSLQWELTNFSNEISVVASFTDAYKALSYLDSNQPDCLFLDIEMPSMDGFQFIQKMQNSDVAVVITTAYNQYAIKALKNEAIDYLLKPIDSDDLADTITKIRKHHARGMSAERLERILLNHNATSSHKKITLSTDGKLVFLENDDIIYAESDGNYSTIYLSDGHKIVLTKKLKEVGELLPSDTFFRIHNSFIINLNKIKEFLKTDGYVILKPNHKIPVSRQKKSDFLDMI
- a CDS encoding tetratricopeptide repeat-containing sensor histidine kinase, which produces MRKHLFKTLLHICIAAISMQAAAQGIPKDFRQLADSLIRARPANYSAYKTALGPYSQDTLLMQYFVREAEIAAFTPGAIYGYTQLGLHFQNLSQNDRALDYLAVALEKATESNNRELRIVALNRLGMAYRKMEAIKSALDYHQEALSLSESIADPGDFVLRERNTAINGIGNIYRMLEQYGLAIEYFQRSLENDQALGNLEGQVANYQNIAECLEALGDLTGAMSYYEDALRVNKSLGSDRSDVITRYGMAHVLAHEEKAAEALEILEAILPKARSFRDPELLANVYVQLGWVLSRLKRYDEARGYLLNGLRISEELNLPSNMDSANRYLHDIEMALGNYQAAIEFYKASVAARRMISNDLNRRYVYEMISKSEVDKRKDQIEILSKENEIVKLRLRRNRTTLLVGALMLVLITLILYILYRQYQLNSEKKVLTLEQAMLRSQMNPHFLFNSLNSIKLYIINNEQKNAVHYLNKFSKLVRKILEASSLKEIPLAEELETVELYMNIENIRFNNEIDFAVEMDPEINPSLVKIPSLILQPFLENAIWHGLSSKEGEKRIRILIRQEDSGYITLVIRDNGIGRAEADKLKQRRVLKRKSVGIDITRERLANFSRDYQYNYTIEIRDLFDADGKSAGTEVILKIPTI
- a CDS encoding DUF3109 family protein; the encoded protein is MFELGKTVVSEELFEKHFVCDLQACKGACCVDGSAGAPVAEEERGILEKIYTRVRPFLRDEGRKAIEAQGPYVRGSDGEWETPLVDGNECAYVVYSGETALCGIEAAHREGAIDWKKPLSCHLYPVRIREYTALTAVNYHQWHICDPACSLGEATRVPIYKFVREALVRKFGEAWYEELESVAEKHLK